The genome window CATAGCACAGGTTTGCCAGTACTGATAAATTGAACAGCCATAAACCTACCACCAGGGCTACCACTTTTTTGTCTTTATATTTTACAGATTTTGAGGCCCAGCGGCGCCTTTGCTGTAAGAAGCTGGACAGGTTGTGTTTGGCGTGGGTAAATACAACAGCATCATACCATTTTAAAAAGCCTATTTTACCGGGATAGCGTGCAGCTACTTTTTGCAGCAATAACTCATCATCGCCTGAGGCCAGGTCATCAATGCCCTTAAAGCCGCCAACTTCGTAAAATATATCCTTGCGGTAAGCCAGGTTGGCACCGTTGCAGGTAGATGCATGGCCATTGCCTATAAAGGCCCCGCCTGTGGCAATAAGTGAATAAAACTCCAGCGCCTGCATGCGCTCAAATAACGACTGCTCTTCAAAATAGCTCACCGGCGAGGAGATCATGTAAGGCTGTTCGGCTTCATAATAACCTACTATTGATGAAAGCCATTTGCTGCCCATGCGGCAATCGGCATCGGTAGCCACCATCAGTTCGCCGGTTGATAATTTGATGGCTTCGGCTATAGCCTTTTTTTTGTAGGAGTTGAGCGGCTGATCCTCGTTCATCTGTAGTAGCTTTACACCGCTGCCGGCGTAACTGCTGATGATCTGCGAAGTATTGTCGGTGGAGTGATCATCTGCTATGATAATTTCTAAAAGGTGTTTGGGATAATCTTGTGCTAAAATATCATTTATGGTTAGGTGGATACTTTCTGCCTCGTTACGTGCAGCTAT of Mucilaginibacter xinganensis contains these proteins:
- a CDS encoding glycosyltransferase family 2 protein; protein product: MIVILSTISFLLTGLFLCVVAFLIIGWNNIKRPTIKPSGFTTKVTVMIAARNEAESIHLTINDILAQDYPKHLLEIIIADDHSTDNTSQIISSYAGSGVKLLQMNEDQPLNSYKKKAIAEAIKLSTGELMVATDADCRMGSKWLSSIVGYYEAEQPYMISSPVSYFEEQSLFERMQALEFYSLIATGGAFIGNGHASTCNGANLAYRKDIFYEVGGFKGIDDLASGDDELLLQKVAARYPGKIGFLKWYDAVVFTHAKHNLSSFLQQRRRWASKSVKYKDKKVVALVVGLWLFNLSVLANLCYGLYDSNYLVVSAIQYLIVFLAELALLVPVTLFFKRLKLIMVLPVSIPLYFVYFVYIGMLGNKGKYHWKGRMVR